TGACACAAAAAAAGGAGGGGCGCCGTGCACTGTCCCATCATGCGCGCGGCTGTTCGCCCGCGCAACAGTGCGCCGGTGGGTTGGGGCGTGCGGTTGCGCAGCTTTCCCTCGCTTCTGTATAACCTTGGCTGGACCGTGTGATTAAGCTGCACCACGGGAGTCCCCGATATGAAGAGATGGTGTTGTTCGCTCGCGCTGATGGCGGTGCTCATAAACGCGGTCGCGGTATCCAGCGCGCGCGCTCAGGACCTTACCGAACGCAGCCCAGATAACCTCATCACGATGAACTTCCAGGATGTGGACATCTCGGTCCTGGCCAAGTTTATCAGCGATATCACGGGCAAGAATTTCGTCCTGGACGATAGCGTGCGGGGCAAGGTCAGTATCGTTTCGCCCAGCAAAGTAACCCCCGCTCAGGCCTATTCGATTTTCAAATCGGTCCTCCAGCTCAAGGGTTTCACGACCGTCAAGGCCGGCCCGATTATCAAGATCGAACCCTCGCGCAATGCCCGCGAAAGCAGCGAAGTGACGCTCTCCCAGCAGCCCGCCCAGACCGCCGCCGACGAATACGTCACCCGTATGATCAAGCTTCGCAATATCGACGCCGCTTCCCTGGTCAGCGTGGTCCAACCTATGATTTCGCGCGACGGGTTAGTGGCCGCCTTTCCTGAGACCAACACCCTGATCGTCACCGACGACGCGTGGAACGTGCAACGGCTGCTCAAGATAATTGGCAGCCTGGACGCCCAGGGCTTGCAGCAGGCGGTCGCGGTAA
The DNA window shown above is from Candidatus Binataceae bacterium and carries:
- a CDS encoding secretin N-terminal domain-containing protein, which encodes MKRWCCSLALMAVLINAVAVSSARAQDLTERSPDNLITMNFQDVDISVLAKFISDITGKNFVLDDSVRGKVSIVSPSKVTPAQAYSIFKSVLQLKGFTTVKAGPIIKIEPSRNARESSEVTLSQQPAQTAADEYVTRMIKLRNIDAASLVSVVQPMISRDGLVAAFPETNTLIVTDDAWNVQRLLKIIGSLDAQGLQQAVAVIPLKLAYADDLAPKINQIMQERAGGTGNYRPGMGVAAPSAQAPSRAFKIVPDERTNSLIVLAGPVQMHQIKELVDELDVHSPNALSRIHVYYLKYAQALEMVAVLDSLLSGGGGPSQLKPTTGAGTLGRSSGMGMGGMGMMSSMMGGMGGMGMGGMGGMGMMGGMGGGMGGMGGMGMGGMGMGGM